The sequence below is a genomic window from Tachysurus vachellii isolate PV-2020 chromosome 2, HZAU_Pvac_v1, whole genome shotgun sequence.
catatttatatatatttattattttacttttaatttatctttataaattattactttattttataaaggtcATAAGTCcagaaaacttttattttgtcacacttCCGGTTTGGATTCCGCTCTGCCTCGTCTCTCGTTACTCTGTAAgcggtttgtttgtgtttaattttattcGCACTGAAACTTTAGTACTTTTGTTTCTTCCTGAAGTTTTAGATTCAAACACAAATGAAGGTTAGATAGAGTTTGTGTTAAATGTGGacagttttatattaaataaactgGAACAAAGTTAAATAAGTTTCTGTAGTGAATTGTTTATAAACTAAatcattttgtttagttttgttttgttttgtttacacttTAACTTCTGCTGCTGTGAGAAACAGAAATAATCCACATGAACCTTTGTTCCTTCAGTCACGTGATTAATTTATAATCTCTAAACTTCAGCAAAATAAAGATATATGACGAATAAATTCAATTCGATTTCAATTCGGTTTATTCctaaagcacttttaacaaattcacattgtctcaaagcagctttacagaagtatggaaacaagggggagagaaaataaataaataaatatttataataataataataataataagaagaagaaaattaaaataaacaaattattatatattaataataagaagaagaagaaaataaaattaaaataaacaaattaatatacattaataaataataataagaatgatgatgatgataataaataataataaaaaacaaataaatgaatgaatatatacaactaaagtttaaaatttatttaaaaaaagattcacttaaaatttaaaataatatatatttatccctataactaatgagcaagccggaggtgagggcgacaaggaaaaactccctgagatgataagagaaagaaaccttgagaggaaccagactcagaagggaacctcatcctcatttgggtgacactctacagtaaatagtgtaaatgtaaataatgtcctttctaacagtttataatagtgcagctgGGAGCTCcagaggaactaatgggtcatcgtaaactctaatatataatatatgactTCTGATGTCATGTAATGTattaaatcttaaaatattCTGTGTTTAAGCTTCTAATAACAGTTCAGTCTGTTTATACACTCTGTTTATGGACTGTTTAGAATAATAATCAAATTTAAGACAGAgaaataattgaaatatatttgttgtattattatacaaacattTCTATAACATTATTGCACATCTTTATAGAACTCAcatgagtttgtttgtttgttaattacaaaaattatgaatattatgttttattttatttttgtgacccCGTCACTGGCCTTAGTGAGTTACAGACTGGAGCTGATTGTCCTTATAATAAGTGTAATAACCTGATAATACGTGTAATAATCCTCAGGTCATGTTTCTGTAGCTTCATTATGATCAGATTTTCTACACGTgtaatttacataataaaagtcATAAGGTTTCAGTTCCTGctaatgagagagaaagtgaattCATGCAGTAGTTCTGTGTTTGagctctgttctgtttttatgattccatttgtatattttattatcataCAGTCACATGGTGTCGTCTTCTccgtccctcctgcaggtgtgtgtgagagtgtgtgtgtgtggatcatgGGTCGACTGGATGGGAAAGTGATCGTGTTGTCTGCGGCTGCGCAGGGAATCGGTCGAGCTGCTGCTCtggtgtgtattatattattatattcctCATTAGCGAGTGTTAGGGGCCCTAAAGATTACTGTATAAGACCGTAACACAATCTGCACAAGTGCACAAACACAACTGCAGGTGCACACAAGTGTGTAGTAAATGTAATAAGAGCCTACAAACATCAGTGTTCTTTGTTGTAGAGAAAAATAATCTGAACACTGAGCTGTTCATTAGTGTGAACACTGACTCGGCTGTGTTTAATTTATgttctatttatctgtctgtctatctatctttccatctgtcaatctatctatctatctatctatctatctatctatctatctatctatctatctatctatctgtccatctttctatctatctatctatctatctgtccatctatctatctatctttccatctgccagtctatctatctatctatctatctatctatctatctatctatctatctatctatctatctatctatctatctatgtgagTCTGCTCTCATGGAGCTTATTTCAGTCTGATATAAGGATCTTCTCCTGCTACACaatctcacacagactcacttaCTTTGCTTAGAttagatatataataatatataatcttagatattacaataaatacaatttcaataaagaaagaaagaagctgcATGTTACATTTACACTAATAATCTAACAtgcagcttttttctttctttattgatATTGttcattttgcatttctttagatttgtctttttaaaaacttctcttttcttttcttttcttttcttttatttctcacactTGATATCAGAACAGACGTTATTTCTCTTCGTCAGAATGTGATCAAATATTTATGTGTCTCAGTAAACGACTGTAATAAGATTAGACTCTAGactaatgtataaatatttatttacttggttatttattacttttattatctTATTGTTAATAATTCAACTATTTTCTCACTTTGTTGTATGATAAAAATTCTCTTGTATTAAACTTTGATGTCATCAATTCTGACTTTATTaagtaatatatacatttatttttataattgtatttttttatatttctgtgttttatttatttaattaattattttttgttgttttttttttctcagtaattaacacttttctattatataaatgtttcatGGTGTTCATGTTagattaattgtgtgtgtgtgtgtgtgtgtgtgtgtgtgtgtgtgtgtgtgtgtgtttttatgcccTGTAAGAATCAGTCAGGTTTAATTccagttgtgtttgtttgctaaACAACAGAAGTGACAGAACGGTGTTGCTGTTGCCTgaggaggaaaacacacacacacacacacacacacacatgtacatgtaGATTTCCATGCTGAAGCTGACCTCAGAAGCTCTTTAATAAAGTTCAGAAAAAAACTAATACTTTCACTTTCTGTTGTTTAAAGATTTTGTTTGTGACGtttaacaaatcattttattattgagAAGATTAAATTCTGATTTAAACGTCTTCCAGTCACCTGACAAGCTGCAGAATCTTTTATTACTGTCACTGAACACGTTTCCTTTCTCTATTTACAGGAATTGAACTTtattctatttgtttgtttgtttgtttgtttatttattataggcTTTTGCTAAAGAAGGAGCTCTGGTCATTGCTACAGACATCAATGAAGAGAAACTGAAAGAACTGGATGGAACTCCAGGTAGTGAAGTGACGCCACCTAGTGGCCCAGCAGCCAGAACTACAGTCATTTATttcagaaagaataaaaatattcattcattcattcatcttctaccgcttatccgaactacctcgggtcacggggagcctgtgcctatctcaggcgtcatcgggcatcaaggcaggatacaccctggacggagtgccaacccatcgcagggcacacacacactctcattcactcacgcaatcacacactagggacaatttttccagagatgccaatcaacctaccacgcatgtctttggaccgggggaggaaaccggagtacccggaggaaaccctcgaggcacggggagaacatgcaaactccacacacacaaggtggaggcgggaatcgaaccccgaccctggaggtgtgaggcgaacgtgctaaccactaagccaccgtgcccccagaataaaaataaaaatatgatataaataatttaaaaaaaagatcataaaGTAAACATATCGATGCAGctcttaatgaatgaatgaattaatttagcACTTAATTATGCATTATAATAcactttaatcttttattttaaaaatgatttgatgaataaaaaagttgtttattttattcaggaaTCAAGACGAAGAAACTGGATGTGACTAAAAAGGATGAAGTTGAAGCTCTTGCTGCAGAGCTGGAGAGAGTCGACGTGCTGTTTAATATAGCGGGGTGAGGACTTTTACTTTAGaattataaagattttattatattaattaattaataatctctgtctgtttgtcagtctattatttatttattcttttatttatcattgatttcaaatgtattatttctatttaaacttttttaattcaaaagaCCCTTTATTTGTGGTgtggaacatttatttattgattgattgattgattgattgatttatcctttacatttttaattatttcttttttaaatatttaaatgcaaatgttatgttatttaaatatttacaatattttcatattattattattgttgttgttaataataataataataataataataataataataatgaaaatactgACATTCTAGACTgtcaataataattttataatgttttatatgtataatttattgtaaaataagtCAGTGCTGACTTTTTtatgattgtttatttatttatttatttatttatttatttatttatttattgaacttTTTCTAAGAACTATTACACATATAAATCCACACACATAAtaagtttgttattattaattattattataaattaataataataattattattattattattattattattattattatcaatagtAATGGTGTTGTTCCTTTAGCTCTTCTCCACAGTGTTACATTTTTAACTGTCTTTTGTTTCTTCTCCCCCAGTTTTGTTCATCATGGTACGATCCTGGACTGCAGTGAGTCAGACTGGGACTTCACCATGAACCTGAACGTATGCAGCATGTACCTGATGATCAGATCTTTCCTGCCCAAGGTGCCTGTACTTTAACAACCGGACACAGAGCTCCGTTTACACTCACAACACCGTAACAAATTCATGTCACTGGCTCTCACGGAGCTGCATGTTGGGTTTTAAttaatgttactgtgttttCTCTGGTTTCACACACAGATGTTGGCTCACAGATCAGGGAACATCATTAACATGGCATCTGTGGCGTCAAGCATCAAAGGCATGaagatgtttttaatgttcttcTGATTTAGTGAAGTATGCTATAAGCTATATGTTATGTTGTAAGCAtgtgaaaaaaatctgtgtgtgtgtgtaggtgtagtgaacaggtgtgtgtacagCACATCTAAAGCTGCAGTGATCGGACTCACCAAGTCGGTAGCTGCGGATTTTCTCGAGCAGGGGATTCGCTGTAACTGCATCTGCCCAGGTACACTGctctaccacacacacgcacacacacacacacacacacacacacacacacacaggctcatacagaatataccacacacacacacacacatatttaggTAGTTATTTAGGAAACGATCAGGGTTAATAGAAAGGTAAGAttttcaacattattattacaccTCTATCAGCTTAAGATTTCAAGACACTagttgtctgtttgtttgtttcgttTGTTTTGTTCCATTAAAATCTCCAGCTCTTCCTGTCGTTTCTCTCCACAGGAACTGTAGACACTCCATCACTCAGAGAGCGAATCCAGGCCAGACCCGATCCTGAGCAGGTGAACGTTCGTTACTCTGTCATCTCTTCAGCCCTGATAATATATTAACATTCACAGCTACACGTTCACTGTGTGGTGTTTCAGGCGTTTAAGGACTTCATGGCGAGGCAGAGGATCGGCAGGATGTGCACTGCAGAGGAAGTGgcgcatctgtgtgtgtatctcgcCTCTGATGAGGTCGGTTCAGATAACGTCTGAATAATATCATTACAGCCGTTTATTCAACATGTTGTTCATGACTGCTTTCAGTAAGCAACATCACAtaatgacatcacttcctgtgctacaaataataatatacaatataattacacgtcaaataaataaatcaaatgataCTTTCTGgaatgttttgttaaaaatgaagcatttttgaTGATTTTCTTTGAAACTCTAGTCTGTGATTTTACATTCAGAGCAAACCTGAGAGCAGAAactattctgattggttgggTGACAAAAGtaaacagtgaaggaggcggaGCTTATCGCTCATTCAATTAGACAGCGTGTGTGTAATaccataaatatatgtatatgtatatcatCTACACTGTTATCACATTCCTGCTtggattattttgttattttaatttatttaatttttttttactccttttaAGCTACAGTCAGctccataaatattggcacccctcaGTATCATTTTAAGTATAAGCATGTGGAGATGTTGTATAATTATTTGTCAGATTAAAATAGTTCTTATGTAGTGTTGCtgtttccttaaaaaaacactaatttcaaaaaaataaatattagcacCCCCTTCAGCAGTAAagagacagttttttttttttttttaaataatggtaATTTTCTTTACcgttaatgttattattatatctgtATAACTGAAATGAGTATCTTGTGTGTGCAGTCGGGTTACGTGACCGGAGCTGAACACGTCATCGATGGTGGATGGAGTCTGTGAGGATGGAGTCTGAGGACGGAGTGTGTGAGGATGGAGACTGAGGACGGCGTGTGTGAGGACAGGGTGTGTGAGGATGGAGACTGAGGACGGAGTGTGTGAGGGCGGAGTGTGtgagaatagtgtgtgtgaggatggagtgtgtgaggacGGAGACTGAGGATGGAGTGTGTGAGATGTACAGCATtataaagggaaataaaaactaataataaattacagGTTCATGTCACTGCAGTGATTTAAAACTCtacattgttttcttttaaatgagATGAAATCATTAATaacctaaaaacaaacagactaaaataaaacattaatgattATAGTCTAGTTTTGagattcttttatttaacatttattctgtatttgAATGAAAAAGTGACAATAATTATTCTTTATCACTCCAAAGGAATCAAAATAACATCTAATGTGGGCATTTTGTGTCTAATAAACtgtaaagatttatttgttgttgtttcttttttcatggtCAATAATGCGGGTATTAAACTCCGTGTTGTTTACAATCGGCCACCTTTTTATCGGGCCTGCTGTGATTGGTTGGACTCCAACACGACTATGTAGTGCACAGTGTAGGTGTAATTGCCATGACAACGCAGACTATAGAGTGCACACTTAGAGGGAGGGGCCTAGTGTTTGTGACCGAGCCGTAGCTGTCGGCACTATAGTGACTTTCTGCTCCATATGAAGTGAGTATTTAACCCGCAGTGTGTTAGTTATGATTAGTGACTTATTAATGTTTAGTGTTTGTTATAAAGAGTTTAATCACGTTCTAGCGTGACttcatgtttacacacacaggcacacacacatacacagtcagacatacacagacacacacacatacacagtcacacacacacacatacacagtcagacacatacacagtcagacacacacacagtcagacacagacacatacacagtcagacacacacatacacagtcagacacacatacacacacagacagacaaacacacacacctcacacacgcacacatacacagtcagacacacacatacacagtcaggcacacacacagtcagacacacacagtcagacacacacacatagacacacacacagtcagacagacagacacatacacacacatacacagtcagacacacacatacacagtcagacacacacacatacacagtcagacacacagacagacacatacacacacagagacacaaacacacagacaaacacacacacacctctcacacacacagtcagacacacacgttcagacacatacacacacagacacacagagacacacacactcatacagagacacaaacacacacacagagagacaaacacacacacacctctcacatacacacagacacacacagtcatacacacacacaggcagactgTATTTTAATGTCTTATAGAGTTTTAAGTCTATTTTACACtaaatatatttgtgtgctTGTTTTGTGTCTTAATATTTCTGTGCATGCAGAACTAATGTAACATGCGGTGAGTTAATTAGTGTGCAGTCTTTTTAAAATCAGATTAAATGCTCAGTTTAAGCTGCTGTTACCTCAGATTACACctcagttcaaatcccagccATAATCAGtgctttttataaaatatatgacgTTTTTAtgacataatttattatttttatgacatttatttattattttatttattcagaatgtATTCAAATTGCCTTGTATCGAATACAAATATCTTTCTCacctaattatttattaattgttaataAGAAACCACAAAGTCGGACCTGAAGATCTTAAAAAACTTTGAACGCttacattggagactccttccatgtacaagtccctgtgcatgagctgttactatagaaaccagcaaattaactaattaattaattaataaacctGTGCTGTAGTTATAGATAATTTGTATTTAACACCTCCTGAAGAATTCAACATGTCGTGATGTGTTTATATTCTTTGGAGCATTATAATTTTGGAATATTCGAGTCAACTCACCCAGTTTTATACAACAGAGAAGTGCAGATTAAACACCTGAGTCTTCCTCCCTGATGTATGACAGGCTACCTGTAGCTCTGCCCAGATTATGGGCGGGGTTTGGAGAGTGAACTTCCTCACTGTTCAAAGCAGCACATCAGAAATGAAGTGATTTCTGTGAATCATGGACCATGCGGCGTCCCAGACTGATTCGTCCCTCTGTGCAGAGGAAGAAGCTCCTGTGGTGGGAAACCATGCTGAGGTACGTCACAGGGcagaatttattaaaaacaactctttacatcatcaccatcatcatcattacatattaatattcatgttatCATTAACATACCTCACATACTCTTGGTTTTAATGTGTcttattaaatgtataatacggtaatattattataatgaatataCAATTCACACCTTTCActagtcgtgtgtgtgttggagattTAAACACTCTGGTGTTACATGTGTAGGATTTATGCAGCGTGTGTTTAAATCTagaacaatacacacaccatgacTAGAAAAAATCATGATGATAAacgttataataataattagattaCAATTGTATTGATGTTATACATTTGAATGCAGTAAAATGTTACACCCTAAAATAAGACAtataagtggtgtgtgtgtgtgtgtgtgtgtgtgtgtgtgtgtgtgtgtgtgtgtgagacagagcgAGCAGAACAAACAGGAACTGATTTCTGATACTGAATCTTGAGTCAACACATTGTGTACTTGTGTTCTCAATTCTTATCCgtgttaatcacacacacactcacaaacacacacccacacacactcacaatacacacactcataaacacacacacccacacaaactcacaaacacacacacaatacacacacactcacaatactcacacacacacatgcacctacaaacactcacacaaactcacaaacacacacactctcacacacaaacactcacacacactcacaatactcacacacaatacacatacacacacctacaaacacacacactcacacaaaaactcacacacacacaaaaatacacacacactcacaatacactgcatgtcgtactctgtatgtatgtttatgtcacaaataaaatttgatttgatttctctctctctctcacacacacacacacacacacacacacacacacacattgttattCAGTGTGGTTTTAGAATTAGGTTTTCCTCTTTGTCTTTCCAGTACTGTTCTGGTAATCAGGCGTTTCAGGCGTTGTTGAGTGAGGACAGGAAGACGGAGCTGCAGAGAGCCGTAAACTCCATAGACGCTTCCACCAACACGGCGCCGAAGCAGCGATGCTGTGGGTGGATGAGGAAGCGGTGCCCTTGTCCTCCACACGGCCTGCTGGCATTGATTATTACCaaaggtgagagagacagaccaaagatttacaaataaatacagaacattACACACAAATCCACAACAGTGTAAACCTCTGAGCCTAGAATGTGtcattttaaaccattttaataaataataacgtgAATCATTATAAGTTCTATACAGTGACGTACAAttcaaattataaataaacatttctattgTCAAGTCAAACCAGTCTACAGACCGTTTCACATCACACGCTGCAGCCTCCGACGCCTCCGACTCCACTTCCCACAACACACCTGCACTTCCACGAACCCAGTCATCAGGAGTCTGTCACTTGTTTTGGTTTCAGACATGTTGTGAATTATTCGTCCACTTTCTCTGTACCAAGCCGCTCACGTGTCCCGGATCTGGACTGTATATTTGTCTCTGATCGCCTGACTTGAGTCTGTTTACCGTCTTGTTTTGACAACTAGACTCTATGGACCTTTACACCATTGTCCTCATTAACACTAAAACGAATACGCATTAATATGAGACACGGCTCACATTCTGCTGCCATTTCTAAAATTATTAATACAACAATTAATGTTACACTGACAAACATCATCTGATCCTAGCGAACATTTGCTAGGTTTTCTAACTAAACAGCATTCATGTTGTGGGACTCATATCATCTAATTTGCATATCAGACTGTGATTGGCTAAAGTTTGTTTAGTGACAGCACGCAGTGAACTCACTACATAcatagcctgtgtgtgtgtgtgtgtgtgtgtgtgtgtgtgtccagcatCCATGGCCGCAGTGTTATTCGGTGTGATTTGGTCCATCACTGAGGTCCAGTGTCTCCCTGGAGGAAACTTGTTCGGCATATTTACGGTGTTTATCTGCTCTCTGATTGGAGGAAAGCTGGTGGGACTCGTACATCTGCCCCACCTCCCACCCCTCCCTCCTCTCCTGGGTATCATGTGATTACTTTTCATATAAAACCTGAATTACTGTCTGTTTCTCTCGATTATCTCAATATTCCAAAAAGGCTCATAAAGATGATGTCAtcgttataaaaaaatattaaacatgtccTTTAATGTCATggagtttattttaaatgtcattaagtTATGTATTTTAGTTataagttttattttagttcagaTTAATCTCATCACATCAAGCTGCTGCTCGAGTTCCTGCCAAAGTGAAGATTTTATTCCTGttaactgaattaaaataatattttcatcTGGCAGAAAAATAAACTGACCTCTTATAACAAAAGTCTCAGTTACAGCActgttgtgcttgtgtgtgtgtgtgttcaggtatgTTATTAGTAGGTGTCCTGCTCAGGAACATCCCTGTGGTGACGGAAGCCGTCTACATCAACTTCAGATGGTCCGCCTCGCTCAGGAACGTCGCCCTGGCTGTCATTCTGACCCGAGCTGGACTGGGATTAGACGCCTCGGTACGTCATCCCCAAACTCCGCCCATAACCTGATgagtcacatgttcatgttttgtTCCTGTGTTTAGTGCAGTTTACATTCATGTGACTTAGAGCTACGTTATTTTGATACAtaaggagaaaagagagaaattgaAGTGTCGGTTAGTGAAATACTGTAACATAACGTAGTAATGATCAAGTAAAAAAAGACAGTAATTATGTACGGGTGTTGGTGAGATTGTTGAGGTGTTGGTGAGGTGTTGGTGATGTTGGTGAGGTGTTGTTGATTTCAGGCGCTGAAGAAGCTGAAGGTGGTGTGTGTTCGTGTGGCTGCTGGTCCGTGTCTCATCGAAGCCTTCACTGTGGCTCTGCTCTCTCACTTCTTCATGGGGCTTCCCTGGATCTGGGGCTTTATACTGGGGTTCGAGTGCagttcctacacacacacacacacacacacacacacacacacacacacacacacactacagtttaatactgtctgtgtgtttgttatgtttAGGTTTGTTCTGGGTGCTGTGTCTCCAGCTGTGGTGGTTCCCTCTATGCTGCTGCTGCAGAAGGACGGGTACGGGGCGGAGCAGG
It includes:
- the bdh2 gene encoding dehydrogenase/reductase SDR family member 6, which codes for MGRLDGKVIVLSAAAQGIGRAAALAFAKEGALVIATDINEEKLKELDGTPGIKTKKLDVTKKDEVEALAAELERVDVLFNIAGFVHHGTILDCSESDWDFTMNLNVCSMYLMIRSFLPKMLAHRSGNIINMASVASSIKGVVNRCVYSTSKAAVIGLTKSVAADFLEQGIRCNCICPGTVDTPSLRERIQARPDPEQAFKDFMARQRIGRMCTAEEVAHLCVYLASDESGYVTGAEHVIDGGWSL